The nucleotide window CTACTGTTCAGTAATTGATACTatgtataatatacaatgttaggactctaaattatatttttgaatgtGTTGATTAATTTGACAcaatgtttgtatgtaaatctgtATTCATTTATTGAAAAGTTACATGAATTACATATTTCTTAGTATTTTTTGGTAGCTTTCACAGAATGTCTCACAATGATGTCTGTCCCAGACCCTTGGCTGATCAAAAAATGGATTGCATTTTGAACTTTGGTTTGAGGCATTTTGTTAACTGGACAAAACAGTCTTAATGCCAATCCCTGCAGTAATAGGACAAAGTCCTAATATGCAATCTTACACGTCTGATCTAGTTTGCCGAGGGAGGATAATTAAGTACCTGAtatgaaatgttgaaatgtgTTGATGTTTTCAACACATTTTCGTCCACAGTTCGCTCCTATGCAATACTGAGGATAATAGAACTTTTCTGTATAGCTTGGAGACAATTATCGAGTTGAGCTGTGTGGAAGATTTTAGTGCAAAGTAAGTTTGGTGTCCTTTCTTACAAGCATTCAAGTTCTCCTGCTGGGGTCAAATGTGGAGTTCAATAAGATTAACAGGTGAGTGTCTTCCATTGAAGAGTGAGCATCAGTTTTCCTTAGGTGTTAAATTAATGTGTCCGTATTAAGTTTCTTTTTGGATAAAAATAAGGACATTAGATTGGATTTGTTTGCATTCCATGTAAAGTAAGCGCAATTCAACAAGTGTTGTCTGCAAGCGTTGGAGTAGTGCTTGGGATGCTAAAACGCCCATTTTTGTGCACATATTCTGTATTTCATATCATTGCTCCTCACGATGATATTAACAGCTGCGAATGAGAAACTTTAAATGCACTGTGCCACAGCATATATAATCAGAAGTGGTGtgaatcaaatgtgaattctaaaaaatgCTAAAGaacttcatgtaaatttgaaatcgcaaatcTTTTATAAAAGTAACAACAAAACTTAtgccttttcaacactttacacgaccattcctcacgatactttctgacatcatagacagttgcttttcAAAAATGGAGAAAcgaaatattcctatctagtgatcactGATCCAAAAAAATGATTTTGGTAAACACCACtgtgattccacgcacaagtactctgaatttaaagaaaacaaatgcCGAAGttcatcattgacaatattttcgtagtctttgatgatcaggtcttccatcAGTTTgttacttcatgaagcgcgttagtttattctctctctctctctctctctctctctctctctctctctctctctctctctctctctctcagatatatgttcttatatatatatatatatatatatatatatatatatatatatatatatataaaagcatgAAAATCCAAcgacaccctactttcttataGTGTCAGATCTAAAAAGATACAAGGTCAGAAAAGTAATTTATAAAGGCGCTGATTACGCCACGAGCCTGTTGATTATCTAAATCTCAAATTTGCGACGCAACCCATGTTTTTaccaagatacatgtattacatcaaCAAAGATCACACACAATTGAGCTTCAGTATCTCGAACTCCGTACAGTGTATACCAAAATAACCTTCGCTGTCATACGGGGACATCATGCTTTTTATGATGATATGAGATGAGGGCATGTAATTGAAATGTaattattaaaatgtaataattatcGCAATTGCATACTGGTATATGTTTAGACATACCCTTGAATACATATGATTACTTGTAATTAATAATATTCAGtcaattatatagaaaataggAACTAATTATAACTTTATTACAATAACCGACTTTCACTTCTCCATCAATTATCGAAACCAGTGTTGTGGAATTCTCATATACAGTACATACCAGATATCGACGTCACCGTGTCCGTTCCCAAAATAACGGGAGGAAATTGGATAGAATTATACTACTGGTGAGGAAATGCAAAACAAAGATTCTCGGCAGTAAGACATGttgagttgtcgctctttgacCTAAATCTGATAGCATAGACTGAATACCAGGTAGTTTCCAGTGCGTGTTGAACTCAGTCGACAATTACAGGGGTAGTTGTACGAAGAAGTGTGTGTATACTTCAAAAAAGAAACAAAGTAGGACGATCTAAAACATCAATTACAAATGCGATTTTCTAATGTAATGTCCTATGTACGCCAAAAACATAGCTTGCATTATCAAATTCacacactttgtagaaatatttcgaccgtttTACCGGTCTTTTTCAGTCGTGTTTTTCTCTCGTAACAACGTAACGCAAGACTACATACCcgaaagtactatgacgtcacagtaaatACTATAaacgtcaaagttgatattgcgcgaaaaatatttgagaaaggtaagagtctaatttttgtttttaattagtAATGTCTTATAAGACTTGTATGCAAAGAACGTGTTACAATAACTAATTACaacaatattgatgtatttacgaTTAACCACTTACTGTAATTTTCCTTGTTTGTATTCACTTAGGccatcagagagagagagagagagagagagagagagacctgTGAAAAACACTGgttccatgaaaggtgaagataacgaccagtgatccaTCTGTACTATAAGGTATCAAACCCATGTAAGAAACTTACAGTAACTAtccgtacgactattggtacatgGTACAgatgcacatgtacatgtaaaaaaaaaaacaaaaaaaaaaaaaaacaacgatgacagctgagTCGTGCTCATTTGAGCAGACGTTTGGGAGATGCAACAccattttaaaacttaatcttctaaatgtgtgaaatacaatgtccctgataatGTTTACTGTAAAAACAAAGGTAATATACGAAATCAGATAtaagttcagtagttggtatataagtagaatacaggtgaaaaaaaaaatggaatattAAAACAGCCTCtcttaagatatacatgtatgtaataaacagtgtaattactgattattttttcaaatcggaacttcctatttaCGTGTCTGAGTTTACCACGAATCATTTTTCTAGACAAGCAACTGTTCATGAGGTTCAGGTGAAGGAGCTTTCCGATTTACTATCCTTAGTTTACTCGACAAACCATTGcttactttccagactactaagaatgaaattgtgatatattttaactcttcttctgccttaaaatcacCAGCTTTATATTCTCCTTCAAATGTACTGtatttcctcgattcctaaaaagaACACAAACCAGGGGCATAGCTAGGACTATTTCAATGTGTAGGCccaaaagatgaaaacaaacttgtttgccagtagcttacctcgatttaaaaactgactatacgtagaacaagctcttgcatatcgaatcagttgagatatataaacactatatgcaggtgatcatTCTAATATACAAAGCATCAACAGACATTACAAATTGTAcaacttttcaaagatttttaaactGTTAAGTCGATAGAGTAATTGTGATCCCATTAAgtttagagagaaaaaaaaaatataaccaTTATTCAACCACAGTGGTGTTCTAGAAGTATAGCGCTCGCCCCGCAAGCGGAAGatcgggttcgaatcctggccgcgacagacctacatgtaagttgttaaaacaggtagtgacagtttcatcgccaaacgctcggcatcaggggtccttggatatgaccttaaaaacggatgtcccgtgtcacagtaggtgtggcacgctaaagaacccctactgctcaatggtcataagtgccgaacataggcctaaatttgaagcccttcaccgatcttgatgactctccatatgagtgaaaaatctcgagagggacgttaaaacaTCTAACCTAAATACTACACTTGGCTACTAATTCATTAATTACCATATGCTCTTGTAGACGGGTATaacctttcatattaacaaattttattaaagaatgttttgtgccaagtttggttccctatacattcgcatacatgtaaaattttgatcccctattgtggccccaccctaccccagggatcatgatttttacaaagcTGAATTTCCTCTATGCCattaagctttcatgtaaatgtcagcttttctggcccagtggttcttaagaatattttcaaatggtTCCATCTTTTTTGCATGTTGTTATTATCTCTCCTTTCGAATGAGCATGGTCCTTCATATCATCAAACTTGAATCCATTTCACTCATAGATGATTTATGCCAAGTATCGTAGAAATTAACCCAGTGATTCTGGTGAAAAAAATGAAACTGTGaaatgtttacagacagacggacagtaAGATGACAGGCACTTATCGTACTTTTTGATTAGATTTGATtaacgatcccgatagtttccgaagctagaCGATAAAGAATTTTCACAATGAAAGGAAAAACCTGAtgaacgcaaaacacgatatgATAGGCTACACGcacaatacgataggatacacgcacgatacgatggAATACATGCAAAAtgcgataggatacacgcacgatatgatggaatacacgcacgatacgatatgatacacgcacgatatgataggatacacgcacgatagaacgCGATAGGAATGTGAAGAATAACGTTGTGGGCACTGTACATGACATGAATCCTATTTTCATGCACAACAAAAGCATGACATAACTGGTGGGCACACAATTCCATCTTATTATAAACCCATTTCTCTCTCCATAATCCATAAGCAGAATACTGTTCTATAACAAACCATAAGCATAATACTGTTTTACAACAAACACTTCATACAACACCCATTTCCATCACcatgaaaagtgaaggtaacgaacagtgaccaatctcataaataatctcataaatcccactaAGAGTACAGAATTGAGATTACTGCATACACGGACCCTAGGACATACCAGAGATTGGCGCATGCAttcaggaggagtaagcatcccctgatcAATGGTTGCATCAACTGAAAACCATCTAACTTAATCAGCATCACGTACCAATGTCATAGGCGCCCCAATACCTTAACCAGACAAGGACCCTCTGATTCCTGACTCCTACAAACCAATATAACTTTTATTATACTTGTGCATAACTTTTGAAAGAATGCTGAACACCATGTGAAGATGGTTTCTGGAGAAACAAGGCATGCTGGATCATGTGTCAAGTTAATTTCGTCCCGGATGCGGCACAATAGACAATTTTGTTAAGCTAAAAGTCGAAGTCACAACAGGAATGAAAAAGAGGCAGTACATGGTGCAGTCTTCATCGATAGATCCAAAGCTTCTGATCTTGTCCGGCATGCTGGGTTGATAGGCAAAGTTCGTCACCAGTGATGGGTTAATATGCAAAATTCGTCACCAGTGTCACATCACATGCAATGTACTCTGTTTCATCCGGGCTTTTAATTGCTGAAACATGAAGTTTCCGTGCAAAAAGGCAGAAATTATACGAATACTAAGTCAGTTCGATATGTGTATTTTACCACAGCGTGATAACGCTTTACACGATTCTGTGGATAGCTcgattcaatacctttccaacagtATAGATACGAGTCTTCAGCTCCCCATAGTTTTGAACTTATAAcaatttcaatagagccagtcgttgaccactgttgtaaaattggttgggaaacgggttgagaatattgaagaaattagagcttatatgaAAGTTCGCACAAatctcggtcattcggtaatgcagatttttaccaAATTGATGGAAGtgtatgggtctgataaggtatcttatgagacagttggtaggtggagaaagaactTTCTGACTgacacagagtccgtcaaagatgcagtaAAATCtagccgacctgtgactgtaacaggtaaggcaaatgtctcaaaagtcgggaaaataattgaaagtaatggcagatacacgattcttGATATTGGCAAATCTGATGGCATATCTctatcattttgaatttaatttgaaagtacgaaatatttctgccagctgaataccgcatatattgacagatgaccaaagaCGGGTACAAGTACAAACTGCTAAGAAATTGCTGAAAATGTtttccaaattcaatcaaagacaatttgcaaatatTGTTATTgatgacgaaacatgggttcactatttcaaactagtaagaaaaattggaaacaaaagatgactaactaaacacggtagaagacCTGTAGTTGCCAGAAAAAACCATaaacacaaagaaggttctttattgcatatttttctcatgtgatggtaaagccgtacaaattccggtgccgaagggcaaaagtgttacaggtcggtattaccaggggtctgtgtttgcccaactatctgttttgtattgcttgtaggagttatgagattgatcactgttcgttatcttcgcctttcactaAAACCTCTAAATATATTATCATAACGACGccgtgtcaggatttaggcatgttcgtctacatgatgatgctccatcacatacaattaagcttgtgaagcaatttttgaagtcggagaaggttaccgtcttgccacacccaccatactctccagatcgagccccatgcgacttttcttccccaaaacttaaaaagttcttatctggtcgtcgttacaagacCCTACAAgaccttggctcagccatcagtcagtgccccGGAGGTCTACCTAACTCGGCGTACCATGGggtattaaataaataaaatagaaaaaaaataacgaCGACGAAATCTTGAAGGTAAAAAATGCTATGGTTCTTAGATATTTCTACGAGTTTCAAAATGGCAAAGGCAAAACCAGTTTGATTGTGTGTTTAAAGTACCTGTGATCGACCATTTGCAGTATTTGTATATGTCCCGGTGCTTGGGAGAGTATTGGATCGTTAGCGACGACATAGTGTTTCTACTAAACCACAAGCAGCAAAAATGTTACGAGAATTAGAAATTACGTCTACAGTTTTCTTGAACtttggtaaataaattatttttttctctgaTAGTTCTTGAATATAATTCGCTTATTAATTGTACGTAGTTGTAGATTTTAATGATACAATGATAAAATTCTACATGGTATCGAAAACTCTGATCGATTTTCCAAATATCGCCAAGTTGAAATTCCCATTACTTATCGTAACAGGAGACATTGTAACTCGGTAATGGAAATTAACATCATCTTGAGCAGCCCAATCACAGTTTGAGAGTGAATATCGCACCTGCATCCATATTTCTATGCTTTACACCTCTAACTAGAAGAAAATCAAGCATAAGCAAAAATACACTTATAGTCATATCAGAAAGCATCATCCATGTATGCATAGACAAGACATTAATTATTGGTGTGCAGACACATAGTCAGTGTTAAAAAAATCGTCTCTATGTTCACAGGTGTATACTTCGCATTGGCGGGTTGTTATTACAGATCGTACTATAACAGGTACTATTGCAGTTACAGTTACTATGACTACAACtactattacatgtaagtatttttGTTAGATACAGTATGTacctatatatttaatatatttgtggtataatactactactactactactactctctctctctctctctctctctctctctctctctctctctctccacaaaCTCTTAGTAGTGAGTTTGACCTTTTGAGTCTGAAACCAACAGAGGTtgtcctctcttgataacaaagctatatGTGCAGCACCATATCAGTCGAACACGACATGTGACTTCCAGAGAGTCTACAAGTCcgacagtgaccttgacctttgacctaataATGAACAAGGCATTTCGATTCTTTTGTAGCATATAAGCTATAAGTAAAGTATTAAATCAATCGGACATAAACTGTGGATACAAGCTCAGAGATACACACATACTGACACTCATCTACACACGAACGGTTCCGTTACTATATCGAATCGCGaggagataataacaaatatatatgtgACAAGTACTCTATAGTACTGAATGTTTACAATTCATCAGCATTAATTGCACATTTTTCAAATTGTAGACCGCTAGTTACCATATATCTAGATATTCCAGACTCTGTATTATTTATTGACGAAAATTGGTTTGTTTTTGGGGATACTACATTGTAATAATTTGTTCACAAGCGTAAGATTTTTGAATTTACGCCTTACATTGCGCAATATTGAACCGACTACCGACTCTTTATTTTCACCTAACACTAAATTGCAAGCAActgttttatcatatttatttgcTAATTCATATTCTATCACATGGATTatctaattttgaaaattctcgATCTAGTGGTGACGGGGCAGTAGATGGAATTATCATCGGGGTGTTTGTGGCTATTGGATTGCTGATATTCGTCTTTGTCTGTGTTTGTATCAAGAACTGCAAGGGAGTTCACATCCGAACGAGGTCGCGATTCGGATGGCCAGTCGCGAATTTAAATAGCGCGGTGACGTACCAAAATACAGGTGATTGATTTGGTTTTCAACTGTTAGTTTTATATTCGGTTCTTAAATCATTATGCAATCAATATATCGAACAATTAATAATGGCAAGATTTCactatcaatatacatgtatttaagtttTTGTTTCCTCTGAATAAAGCAGATCTTTATTGACCATGAAAAAACACCCCAACATGATGTAACGAGAGCTGAACGTtctaataaacaaacaaaccaaaattaTGGTTCTGTTTGGTTTGGAGAGATGTTATATAAGATGTCTTTTCTTGTACTTTGCAGTTCGACAAACAAGATTGTTTCATCAACAGCCATATCCAACTACTACACTGAATAATACAACGGCTCCCGTCCAAACACATCTATACGGAAACACGCATGTTCAGTACGGGATACCGCCACCCTTCAATGCACCGGTACCGTACAGCGCCACCTATACAGCTCCTCCGCCGACCTATTCTTCTGTGTTCACTACGCATGGTCCAGTGGGTAAAATGTAAACCGGTTCACTCCTTCGTCTGAGGA belongs to Ostrea edulis chromosome 7, xbOstEdul1.1, whole genome shotgun sequence and includes:
- the LOC130048491 gene encoding cysteine and tyrosine-rich protein 1-like codes for the protein MLRELEITSTVFLNFGVYFALAGCYYRSYYNSGDGAVDGIIIGVFVAIGLLIFVFVCVCIKNCKGVHIRTRSRFGWPVANLNSAVTYQNTVRQTRLFHQQPYPTTTLNNTTAPVQTHLYGNTHVQYGIPPPFNAPVPYSATYTAPPPTYSSVFTTHGPVGKM